The Calditerricola satsumensis region GTTCACCTCAAACCCCATCGTGATCGTCCTCTCGCCAACCGTCAGCCACTCCCACACGCGCGTCGCACCCGCGCCGGGCGCGCGCATCTCCCACAGCACGGCGAGCGACAGGACGAAGGCGCCGAACGTGGCCACGATGCCGAGGTAGGCCGCACCCGTCCGCAGCCGGCGCCCCACGGCGGTGATCACCGCGAAGGCGAGCAGCGGGAGAAGCGGGATGAGCCATGCGTTTTGGATCATCGAATCACCTCTTCAAGGTGTCCATTTCGTCCACGTTGACCGTGGCGCGCCTCCGGTACAGCGCGATGAGGATGGCAATCCCCACCGCCACTTCCGCCGCGGCGACGGTGATGTTGAACAGGGAGAACACCTGTCCCGCGATGCCGGGCTGGGGTCCGTACTTGGCAAACGCCACCAGGTTCAGGTTGACGGCGTTCAGCATCAGCTCGATGCACAGGAGCACGACGACGGCGTTGCGCTTCGTCAGCGCGCCGTAGAGCCCGATGCAAAACAAAAAGGCAGCCACCAGCAGGTAGGACGCGAGCGTCACCGTCACGCGTCATCTTCCTCCTTCCGGGCCAGCACGATCGCCCCGACCAGGGCGACGAGCAGGAGCACGGAAACGAGCTCAAAGGGGATGACGTACTTCGTAAACAGCGCCTTTCCGATTTCGAGCGTGTTCGCCTCGGCCAGATGGCCTTCGCCCGCAGGAACCAGGGCGACAATGCCCTTGAACAGCGCGGCGAACAGCGCGAGCACGGCGACAAAGGCGAGGACGCGGTGCCGCCTCCGCCGGTCGATCTCCTCTTCGTCAACGTCGTGCCGTGTCAGCATGATGCCGAACAGCATGAGGATGGAAACGGCGCCGGCATAGATGAGCACCTGGGAAAAGGCGACGAACTCCGCCTCCAGCATCACGTACAGGCCGGCCAGGCCGAGGAAGGTGAAGGCTAGGGCGACCACCATGTGCACCACCCGGGTGAGGCTGAGCATGAACACGGCGCCCCCCAGGGTGACGAGGGAAAGGAGAAAAAAGGCGACGAATTCCCCGCTGATCCCCGCGGTCACGATTTTTTCCCTCCAGGCAGGAGATTCGTGCTGTTTTCGCTGCGCACGTTCGTGTTGTTGGCGG contains the following coding sequences:
- the nuoK gene encoding NADH-quinone oxidoreductase subunit NuoK, yielding MTVTLASYLLVAAFLFCIGLYGALTKRNAVVVLLCIELMLNAVNLNLVAFAKYGPQPGIAGQVFSLFNITVAAAEVAVGIAILIALYRRRATVNVDEMDTLKR
- a CDS encoding NADH-quinone oxidoreductase subunit J; this translates as MSGEFVAFFLLSLVTLGGAVFMLSLTRVVHMVVALAFTFLGLAGLYVMLEAEFVAFSQVLIYAGAVSILMLFGIMLTRHDVDEEEIDRRRRHRVLAFVAVLALFAALFKGIVALVPAGEGHLAEANTLEIGKALFTKYVIPFELVSVLLLVALVGAIVLARKEEDDA